From Xyrauchen texanus isolate HMW12.3.18 chromosome 12, RBS_HiC_50CHRs, whole genome shotgun sequence, one genomic window encodes:
- the LOC127653320 gene encoding SEC14-like protein 1 yields MVQKYQSPVRVYKYPFELIMVAYERRFPNCPLIPMFVNSEIISESQSEDGETKVVERRCTVDVDAPRLLKRIAGVEYLYFIQKNSLDRRQRTLHIEVYNESFSSKVFVREHCCYTVHPENEDWTCFEQSADMDIKSFFGFENSAEKIAMKQYASSIKKGKEIIEFYLKQLEEEGITHVPLWTPPPAPTTSHQLPVSLARANPACSSRAHPGSTDILHGSPDDKLDADYISRYLGKLTPFQESCLIRLRQWLQETHKGKIPKDQHVLRFLRSRDFNLDKAKEALCHTLTWRKQHQMDFLLDTWLCPQLLQDYYTGGWHHHDKDGRPLYILRLGQMDTKGLVRTLGEETLLRHVMSINEEGLRLCEETTKIFGKPISCWTCLVDLEGLNMRHLWRPGIKALLRIIELVGANYPETLGRLLILRAPRVFPVLWTLVSPFIDENTRKKFLIYAGNDYQDPGGLVDYINKDFIPDFLGGDCLCDVPEGGLVPKSLYRTAEELENEDVKLWTENIYKSASVFKGAPHEVLIEITDASSVITWDFDVCKGDIIFNIYHSRRAPQPAKRDALSAHNLACPCSNNVQFIDRSWMLGQDYSMVETALTCREGESVQGSHVTRWPGLYILQWRFYSIPTCISSSRPRVDDVLASLQVSSHKCKLMYFTEVLQSTDFRGSMSSLESSHSGFSLLSATTTSSSQSQTSSTISR; encoded by the exons GCCTATGAGAGAAGATTCCCAAACTGTCCACTGATTCCCATGTTTGTGAACAGTGAGATCATTAGTGAGAGTCAGAGTGAGGATGGGGAGACTAAGGTGGTCGAGCGCAGATGTACGGTGGATGTGGATGCACCTAGACTCCTAAAGAGG ATTGCAGGAGTGGAGTATCTGTATTTCATTCAAAAGAACTCTCTGGACCGCAGACAGAGAACTCTACACATAGAAGTCTATAATGAGTCCTTCTCTAGTAAAGTCTTCGTTCGTGAACACTGTTGCTACACG GTTCACCCAGAGAATGAAGACTGGACCTGTTTTGAACAGTCTGCTGACATGGACATCAAATCGTTTTTTGGGTTTGAGAACTCAGCAGAGAAGATCGCCATGAAGCAATATGCTTCCAGTATTAAAAAG gGGAAGGAGATTATTGAATTTTATCTCAAACAGCTGGAAGAGGAGGGTATTACTCATGTGCCCCTTTGGACTCCTCCTCCTGCCCCTACCACATCTCACCAACTGCCCGTCAGCTTAGCCAGAGCTAACCCAGCATGCAGCAGCAGAGCTCACCCTGGCTCCACAGACATCCTGCATGGCTCACCAGATG ACAAGTTAGATGCCGATTACATTTCACGCTATCTGGGAAAGCTGACCCCTTTCCAAGAGAGCTGCCTTATTCGTCTACGACAATGGCTGCAGGAAACCCACAAAGGTAAG ATCCCTAAAGACCAGCATGTGCTGCGTTTCTTGCGCTCACGGGACTTTAACCTGGATAAGGCCAAAGAGGCTCTGTGCCACACGCTCACATGGAGGAAGCAGCATCAGATGGACTTTCTGTTGGACACATGGCTGTGTCCACAGCTGCTGCAGGACTATTACACTGGAGGCTGGCATCACCATGACAAAG ATGGTCGTCCACTCTATATTCTTCGACTTGGACAAATGGACACAAAAGGTTTAGTGCGGACACTGGGAGAAGAGACCCTACTGAGACAT GTGATGTCCATCAATGAAGAAGGCCTCAGACTCTGTGAAGAAACCACAAAAATCTTTGGAAAACCAATCAG TTGTTGGACATGTCTGGTGGATCTGGAGGGGCTGAATATGAGGCACCTGTGGAGGCCAGGAATCAAAGCCCTGCTGAGGATCATAGAACTTGTAGGAGCCAACTACCCTGAGACACTGGGCCGTCTGCTCATACTGAGAGCCCCTAGAGTGTTTCCTGTGCTGTGGACTTtg GTAAGTCCATTCATTGATGAAAACACACGTAAGAAGTTCCTCATATATGCTGGGAATGACTACCAGGACCCTGGAGGTCTGGTGGACTACATCAACAAAGACTTCATACCTGATTTCTTAGGAGGAGACTGTCTG TGTGATGTTCCTGAGGGTGGTCTGGTTCCAAAGTCTCTGTACCGTACAGCTGAAGAACTGGAAAATGAAGATGTTAAACTGTGGACTGAAAACATCTACAAGAGCGCAAGCGTGTTTAAGGGAGCTCCACATGAG GTACTGATAGAAATTACTGATGCATCGTCGGTAATTACATGGGACTTTGATGTGTGTAAAGGCGATATTATCTTCAATATCTACCACTCCAGAAGGGCCCCTCAACCGGCCAAAAGAGACGCACTAAGCGCACACAACCTCGCCTGCCCCTGCAGCAATAATGTCCAGTTCATTGACAGATCGTGGATGCTTGGACAAGACTACAGCATGGTGGAGACAGCCCTTAcctgcagagagggagagagtgtacAG GGTTCTCATGTGACACGCTGGCCTGGATTGTACATCCTGCAGTGGCGTTTTTACAGCATTCCAACATGTATATCATCCAGCAGGCCACGTGTGGATGACGTTCTGGCTTCACTGCAGGTCTCCTCACACAAATGCAAGCTCATGTATTTCACTGAGGTGCTGCAGTCCACTGACTTCAG GGGCTCCATGAGCAGTCTGGAGTCGAGTCACAGCGGCTTCTCTCTGCTCAGTGCCACCACCACctcatccagccaatcacagacaaGTTCAACTATTTCAAGATAG